From Motacilla alba alba isolate MOTALB_02 chromosome 4A, Motacilla_alba_V1.0_pri, whole genome shotgun sequence, one genomic window encodes:
- the DLG3 gene encoding disks large homolog 3 isoform X11 has translation MMNSSMSSGSGSLRTSEKRSLYVRALFDYDRTRDSCLPSQGLSFSYGDILHVINASDDEWWQARLVTPHGESEQIGVIPSKKRVEKKERARLKTVKFHARTGMIESNRSIKTKRKKSFRLSRKFPFYKSKENLAQESSGQEQGVTSNTSDSESSSKGQEDTILSYEPVTRQEIHYARPVIILGPTKDRINDDLISEFPHKFGSCVPHTTRPRRENEVDGQDYHFVVSREQMEKDIQDNKFIEAGQFNDNLYGTSIQSVRAVAERGKHCILDVSGNAIKRLRQAQLYPIAIFIKPKSIEALMEMNRRQTYEQANKVFDKAMKLEQEFGEYFTAIVQGDSLEEIYSKIKQIIEDQSGHYIWVPSPEKL, from the exons ATGATGAACAGCAGCATGAGCTCCGGCTCCGGCTCACTCCGCACCAGCGAGAAGAGATCGCTCTATGTCCG agCCCTGTTTGACTATGACCGGACCCGGGACAGCTGCTTGCCCAGCCAGGGGCTCAGCTTCTCCTACGGGGATATCCTGCACGTCATCAACGCCTCCGATGACGAGTGGTGGCAGGCCAGGCTCGTCACACCCCATGGCGAGAGCGAGCAGATCGGGGTCATCCCCAGCAAGAAGAG GGTGGAAAAGAAGGAGAGAGCACGGTTGAAAACAGTGAAGTTCCACGCCAGGACTGGCATGATTGAGTCCAACAGG TCGATCAAAACGAAACGTAAAAAGAGTTTTCGCCTCTCTCGAAAGTTCCCATTTTACAAGAGCAAAGAGAAcctggcccaggagagcagcgGACAGGAAC AGGGCGTGACATCAAACACCAGTGACAGCGAGAGCAGTTCCA AAGGACAAGAGGACACCATCCTGTCGTATGAGCCAGTGACGCGGCAAGAAA TTCACTATGCGAGGCCAGTGATCATCCTGGGCCCGACAAAGGACCGAATTAACGATGACCTCATCTCGGAATTCCCACACAAGTTTGGTTCCTGCGTGCCCC ACACCACCAGGCCTCGGCGCGAGAACGAGGTGGATGGTCAGGACTACCACTTTGTGGTATCCCGGGAGCAGATGGAGAAAGACATCCAGGACAACAAGTTCATAGAGGCTGGGCAGTTCAATGACAATCTCTATGGGACCAGCATCCAGTCTGTGCGAGCGGTGGCAGAGCGG GGGAAGCACTGCATCCTGGATGTGTCTGGCAATGCTATCAAGAGGTTGCGACAAGCACAACTTTATCCCATTGCCATTTTCATCAAACCAAAATCCATTGAAGCCCTCAT GGAGATGAACCGGAGACAGACATATGAACAGGCCAACAAGGTCTTTGACAAAGCCATGAAACTTGAGCAAGAGTTTGGAGAATATTTTAC